One region of Drosophila kikkawai strain 14028-0561.14 chromosome 2R, DkikHiC1v2, whole genome shotgun sequence genomic DNA includes:
- the clt gene encoding esterase B1, which translates to MLRPPARSIFTRLYSSMKVKVPVKQGVVVGQQKKLASGLEYNSFLGVPYAEPPVGELRFLSPLPLKRFEEPELDCSKERDVSHQRDPFTLEVAGSENCLFLNVYAPKIKNPGTPLPVMVWIHGGGFFFGNGNSDFHFPGKLLEQDVIVVTLNYRLGALGFLSLPEEGIHGNMGLKDQRLALQWVQENIASFNGDPNNVTLFGESAGGASVHLHTYARHANRLFHKAIMQSGTGNMEWVFQYDPAFKTRKLAELLGGGDFGGDTKALLKFLRSEKASPIGILSNTMKVLTADERRRHLPFAFKPVIEDSSSPDSFLDQNILDLMHQKETLGGMPTIMGYNSAEGLAMVVKAKQKLEAYGDDLARMVPKNLVLDPQAPEAQEAASDLRAFFFNGQAITKDNLDNLVDLFTDYHFNMDLQHAAEIHASCQTQAPLYFYRLDYVGGRNMYKKIFQNEDLRGVAHADDICYIFQMAGDETEMREDDLLVTERLCKMWANFARNGKPSDSWLPVQKPHPGKPFQLDCLLIDRELNMCVNPDGERMDFWRSMYRRYRSKCYEALRAKL; encoded by the exons ATGCTCCGCCCGCCAGCCAGATCAATTTTTACGAGACTCTACAGCAGCATGAAG GTGAAAGTGCCAGTGAAGCAAGGTGTTGTGGTGGGCCAACAGAAGAAGCTGGCCAGCGGGCTGGAGTACAACAGCTTCCTCGGTGTTCCCTATGCAGAGCCACCAGTGGGAGAGCTTCGTTTCCTG AGTCCCCTTCCCCTGAAGCGCTTCGAGGAGCCCGAACTGGACTGCAGCAAGGAGCGGGATGTGTCCCATCAGCGTGATCCCTTCACTTTGGAGGTGGCCGGTTCCGAGAACTGCCTGTTCCTCAATGTCTACGCTCCCAAGATCAAGAACCCGGGCACTCCACTACCCGTAATGGTGTGGATACATGGCGGCGGCTTCTTCTTTGGCAACGGCAACAGTGATTT CCACTTTCCCGGCAAGCTCTTGGAACAGGACGTCATTGTGGTCACCCTGAATTACCGACTGGGAGCCCTGGGATTTCTCAGCCTGCCCGAGGAGGGGATCCATGGCAACATGGGGCTCAAGGATCAGCGCCTGGCCCTGCAGTGGGTTCAGGAGAACATAGCCAGCTTCAATGGTGATCCCAATAACGTGACCCTGTTCGGCGAGAGTGCTGGAGGGGCGTCAGTGCATTTGCACACATATGCCCGGCACGCCAACCGCTTGTTCCACAAGGCCATCATGCAGAGCGGTACAGGCAACATGGAGTGGGTGTTCCAGTACGATCCGGCATTTAAAACCCGCAAGCTGGCGGAGCTTCTTGGCGGCGGAGACTTTGGTGGAGACACTAAGGCGCTCCTGAAATTCTTAAGGTCGGAGAAGGCCAGTCCCATCGGCATTTTGTCCAACACCATGAAGGTTCTAACGGCCGACGAGCGGCGGCGTCACCTGCCCTTCGCCTTCAAGCCAGTTATCGAGGACAGCAGCAGTCCGGACAGCTTCTTGGACCAAAACATTCTCGATCTGATGCACCAAAAGGAGACTCTGGGTGGCATGCCCACCATTATGGGCTACAACTCAGCCGAGGGACTGGCCATGGTGGTGAAGGCCAAACAGAAACTGGAGGCCTACGGAGATGATCTGGCCAGGATGGTGCCAAAGAATCTGGTGCTGGATCCTCAGGCCCCAGAGGCCCAGGAAGCTGCCTCCGACCTGCGGGCCTTCTTCTTCAATGGTCAGGCCATAACCAAGGATAATTTGGACAACCTGGTGGACCTGTTTACCGACTACCACTTTAACATGGACCTCCAACACGCGGCAGAGATCCATGCCAGCTGCCAGACGCAGGCTCCCCTGTATTTTTATCGCCTAGATTACGTGGGCGGCCGTAATATGTACAAGAAAATCTTTCAGAACGAGGATTTGCGGGGCGTTGCCCATGCCGACGATATTTGCTACATCTTCCAGATGGCCGGAGACGAGACCGAGATGAGGGAGGATGACCTGCTGGTCACCGAGCGGTTGTGCAAGATGTGGGCGAACTTTGCGCGTAATGGAAAGCCCTCAGACAGCTGGCTGCCGGTGCAGAAACCGCACCCTGGCAAGCCCTTCCAGCTGGACTGCCTGCTCATCGACCGGGAGCTGAATATGTGCGTCAATCCGGATGGCGAGCGGATGGACTTCTGGCGCAGCATGTACAGGAGGTACAGGAGCAAGTGCTATGAGGCTCTGAGAGCGAAGCTTTAA